The following is a genomic window from Anopheles aquasalis chromosome 3, idAnoAquaMG_Q_19, whole genome shotgun sequence.
TAACTCAGTATTTGTGAATCTGATGGTGCTATTAACACTCTCTTAGCTTAAAAAAATAACTCGTTGCTAGaacacatttttctttccaatcTAAGTTCAACTACTTCAAATTAGCACCCCTTCCTCCGCCCAGTTTATTAGTAACCTTCACCATCGGAAATAACTGTCTTGCACGGTACACTGCCTTGCGGAACCGCACCACTGCGTCTCGCTCAACGGTGGACATTCACGGCCACCAGGACGTGATGTTTGCAGGACACTGCGCATACGGTTGCGTTTGCCGAGCCCACACGATTGGCTGCAAGGACTCCAGGCCGTCCACTCGCTCACACGACAGTCGCCTGCGTTCAGCGTATCGTCAATCACGGCGTTCTCAGCATACCCACTGGCCACCGTCGGTGTCTCTAGGCTCAGCTTCTTCAGCAACTTCGAGCGCTGCTTGTGCTTAAGCCGTTTCACCTTCTTGTGCACGTTGTTGTGATTGACATATTCCTTAATCTAGGTTTCGATGGAGaagtaagcaaaaaaaaaaaggtaaactaGTTAGTCCAGTCATACGCTCAATGGAACCCGGACTGTGACTTACCTTGGTGAACGTAACGTGGGCGATCGCTGGAAGATGCTTAACTTCCGGAtagaagaagctgctggcaAAGTGTAGCGGATACCGTGAGGTGATCCGTTCGATCACACCAGGAGGATTGGTGGGCCATTTTGGCGACGTGAACGTCAGTCCGCTGCTTGTACCGGCGTCAAGTGGATGCAGCGGTACGGTCATCCTATCTATCCAGCGTCCTCGAGAACAGAGCTACACCAAAAGACACAACGGAATGTgtgttgaaacaaaaacactgaaTCGAATTGCGAAATTTCCACCTCTTGTGCCGTGTCTTACATTGAAAGAGTCAAGGCCCACGAACCAGTCCGGCGAGGGAACGATTTTCGTCATAAACGAAACACTCGAGTGCTGTCCATCAACGAAGAAGGTGGCCTCACTGGCGCCCTTACCCTTGCGGATCTTCGGCAGCCGAAATTCGTCGAACAGCacgtcctgctgctgggccAGTGATTCCTCTAACGCTGCGATCTGACCCGTTTCGGCGAAGGTCGCCACCGGAACCGTAGCCGCTTGCTTCATCTCAAACAACCGAAAGCTGGCATTATGCGTCTGACCTGAAACGATCCGCCATTGCAATGTGTGAATAAAAGAATGtgagagaagggaaggagaaagaaaatgtgaCAATCCTGTGATCCAGACAAGATCGGTCCTAAACATAGCCACCAGACAAAAGCTATTAAAAACAATCATAAAGTCTTATGATTCATATGCACCTtctgcatcgcatcgcatcgcatcgagcaACACTTCATTCGCTCATCCGCTGGGCCCGTGTGAGAAAATGCGTGCCAATGGACCCGGACACCCCCGGCTGGTGGTTGTGCTGCCAGGTTTAGGACGCAAAACCACCAATCGCCAACACGGCGATATCACGCTGCGAGccgttttgttgatttatgtgGACGCAAAACACAATTAATCGTGTCGTAGATGACACCCGCAGTTCAGCTAGCCCACCCTCGCTCAGGTCATCCCCACCATTTGCAGATCGTTCGTTATCCCCTAACGATCAGTCTACAATGCGCTTTGATCACATTCGAGCTGAGTTATGGGAGCAGCGGCTTTGGCGCTCCTCCCGCAGTAATCTAGGACCATATTATTCACGTTGAGAATGGCTCCGCTGAAATTAGGGTGGAGAGTGTTGGACAGTGACGCACGTTTGGCGATTTATGATCTATTTTTATGGGCCATCCCGACGATGATCGCATGAGTGATACTCATCGCTATAAACGATAGCACTTTACATCGTCGGTCGCATATCATTACACGATCAAATGGTAAGAGGTATTTAAACGGACCAAAACATGTCCACTTGATCGATGCAATGTTGCTTACTTTTCCGCGGAAGTTACGTGTTCAGGGTTCTTAGAAATATGACAAATTATCTTCTTAAATATCTTAAGATGGATGTTCTGATCCGAACATAGAAATTCTGGTAACTGTAAACTCAATATACAATCAATTGCtagaattttaaaaatatacacaccagacacatatttttaactttttccctgaatgctgattctttcaaaagtattgtgtaaaatttgtgggtcaatcgaagcaaaactgaccaagttatagattttttaaattccgCGCTTCacacaaggctccatgcagcttgctactttgaagagcgtttcccaaaaccatcgATTTTAAGGTCGGTGCCGATCGTACAGTAAAAACTACTGATATGAAACCGATTgatatgaaatttttaacacataatctgtataCCATTGTCAGGTAGTACcgttgagatttcatgaaaattgctgatacttttttttaacaaatctttaaaaaacgTGTTTTaaggcaaaatgaaaaaagcatcactttttcaacttcaaaaatctgccaaaaaacgaaaaataggaaattcgacaaaaactcgacggggctacctagataaacttataatctatcaaaacaatatcgatttgtatttttctgatgacccatcacgcagctatgatGGGACccgaaaaagtaccttttcacAGACGTACCTTCATAAATtagatgccatggatgaagtttcttatcaatcttccccaaaatagcaccatatattcttgaaaaattgtagtttaatttgacattcaattaaaaaaataaagttgaatagttacgtcacaaaaaatcatcaaaaaattatcttttttttggccagaaattaccgaagcccccccttaagtGCATCACAATGAATTTAActaagaaaagaataaaagtaAAGCCAATTAGATCCAAACATACGGCACGTGCgtcattatatatgttaaaaaaaggcAATTAGATGCTCAATTTTACAAATTATCTGAATTTTTAAACTATACCTTCCCTTAAAATTCTAAACCTTTTCTATATCATACCTAGCCAAAAATGTTCatatcactttttcaactgcTCTATTTGTATTCACGAGCAACATTGGTGTGTAAACTTTTTACATAAAGGTTGATTCTGATCAAAAATGAAGATTTGGTGGTTACTAAACGAATACGATTCTGAAATTTTTACTTCATTCCAGAAGCATAAGAAAGCAACACAATATGATGCCATTACTATCGCAATAATATTACACTAAATTTACTGAACTAAACATATCTGAAAGCTCACTGTTGCAGGTGCAGTTTTAATAGAACATACCGAAAGTCATGCTCCAGTGGGGCGGTGGCCGGAATTCTGGGTAATGCTTGGGGAACAGCTTCTTCGACCAGCTGGTAACGAGCTTGATGCGATAGAAAACGAGCACCCCCGTCTGGCGACAGCTTTCACCGGTGACCAGTGTCCCttcgcc
Proteins encoded in this region:
- the LOC126578702 gene encoding spondin-2 produces the protein MMCSKLVLLLAIVAVTARHAVSSTVGVGEGTLVTGESCRQTGVLVFYRIKLVTSWSKKLFPKHYPEFRPPPHWSMTFGQTHNASFRLFEMKQAATVPVATFAETGQIAALEESLAQQQDVLFDEFRLPKIRKGKGASEATFFVDGQHSSVSFMTKIVPSPDWFVGLDSFNLCSRGRWIDRMTVPLHPLDAGTSSGLTFTSPKWPTNPPGVIERITSRYPLHFASSFFYPEVKHLPAIAHVTFTKIKEYVNHNNVHKKVKRLKHKQRSKLLKKLSLETPTVASGYAENAVIDDTLNAGDCRVSEWTAWSPCSQSCGLGKRNRMRSVLQTSRPGGRECPPLSETQWCGSARQCTVQDSYFRW